In the Bacillus alveayuensis genome, one interval contains:
- a CDS encoding nitroreductase (product_source=COG0778; cath_funfam=3.40.109.10; cog=COG0778; pfam=PF00881; superfamily=55469), whose translation MNIFEAIRARRSIGKVKPDPVEKEKIEKLLEAAVWAPNHHHTEPWQFFVLTGEGRRLLGRTLAEIEKESMDDPMTEENQQKLKKAEEKAFRAPVIITVAVKPSDHPKAIEIEEVGAVNAAIQNMLLAAHALGLGAIWRTGKFAYHPKMNELFGLREQDKVLGFIYIGYPDMPKREGKRISFSEKTIWVNQDDRNMLIP comes from the coding sequence ATGAATATTTTCGAAGCAATACGTGCCAGAAGAAGTATTGGAAAAGTGAAGCCTGATCCTGTTGAAAAAGAAAAAATAGAAAAATTGCTGGAAGCGGCTGTTTGGGCTCCGAATCATCACCATACAGAGCCTTGGCAATTTTTTGTTTTAACAGGAGAGGGAAGACGCCTTTTAGGAAGAACACTTGCTGAGATAGAAAAAGAAAGCATGGATGATCCGATGACAGAGGAAAATCAGCAGAAATTAAAAAAAGCAGAAGAAAAGGCATTTCGTGCTCCTGTTATCATTACCGTAGCCGTTAAACCGTCTGATCACCCGAAAGCGATCGAAATTGAAGAAGTCGGAGCGGTCAATGCAGCCATTCAAAACATGCTTCTAGCTGCCCATGCTCTAGGGCTTGGTGCTATTTGGCGAACAGGAAAATTTGCTTACCATCCGAAAATGAACGAATTATTCGGGCTAAGGGAGCAAGATAAAGTATTAGGATTTATTTACATTGGCTATCCAGATATGCCGAAGCGTGAAGGAAAAAGAATTTCTTTTTCTGAAAAGACCATATGGGTTAATCAAGATGATCGAAATATGCTCATACCTTAA
- a CDS encoding BCCT family betaine/carnitine transporter (product_source=KO:K03451; cog=COG1292; ko=KO:K03451; pfam=PF02028; tigrfam=TIGR00842; transmembrane_helix_parts=Inside_1_6,TMhelix_7_29,Outside_30_51,TMhelix_52_74,Inside_75_86,TMhelix_87_109,Outside_110_137,TMhelix_138_160,Inside_161_191,TMhelix_192_214,Outside_215_226,TMhelix_227_249,Inside_250_260,TMhelix_261_283,Outside_284_319,TMhelix_320_339,Inside_340_351,TMhelix_352_374,Outside_375_409,TMhelix_410_432,Inside_433_451,TMhelix_452_474,Outside_475_477,TMhelix_478_500,Inside_501_519) translates to MKENKLIDWPTFIGALSLLLLVAVPLVLFPDQGETIVLAANSFITEKFGSLYLVLGFSVLIFLIYIAFSRFGTIKLGDTQVKPEFSTITWAAMLFCAGIGSSILYWGAIEWAYYYTSPPFGVEPKSKEAIQWAATYGIFHWGPIAWAIYCLPALPISYFYYVKKKPVLKISEACRPVIGKLTDGPIGKIIDVLFMFGLLGGAGTTLALGAPLIASGIQDLTGINPSMTLNTVILLICTLIFAMSAYSGLRKGIKVLSDINLWLASFFLIFVFAVGPTVFLAETTLNSVGFMLDHFFRMATWTEPFNDLGPFERTGFPESWTVFYWAWWLVYAPFVGLFVTKISRGRTIREMILGTLIYGTIGCLLFFGILGNFGLYLELTGQYSVTEVLNQQGAPAAIMGILSQLPLSKLIVAIFTVLAIIFLATTFDSSSYILASVVQKEVVDEPIRWNRLFWAFSLSILPLTLMYIGGLSTLQTASIVGGFPLIAITVLLSISFIKSVREHFIEEKRKDRIKEKKVS, encoded by the coding sequence ATGAAAGAAAATAAATTAATAGATTGGCCCACGTTTATCGGGGCATTATCGTTGTTGCTTTTAGTAGCGGTTCCACTTGTTCTGTTTCCAGATCAAGGTGAAACCATTGTCCTAGCTGCTAACAGTTTTATAACTGAAAAATTTGGTTCGTTATATTTAGTATTAGGTTTCTCTGTCTTAATCTTTCTCATTTATATTGCATTTAGTCGATTTGGGACGATTAAGCTAGGGGATACTCAAGTTAAACCTGAGTTTTCTACCATCACATGGGCTGCGATGCTTTTCTGTGCAGGGATTGGCTCCAGCATTCTTTATTGGGGAGCCATCGAATGGGCTTATTATTATACTTCACCTCCCTTTGGTGTAGAGCCAAAATCGAAAGAAGCGATTCAATGGGCTGCCACTTACGGAATTTTCCACTGGGGTCCAATTGCATGGGCCATTTACTGCTTACCTGCCCTTCCGATCAGCTATTTCTATTATGTGAAGAAAAAGCCTGTCTTAAAAATCAGTGAAGCTTGCCGTCCTGTCATTGGCAAGTTAACAGATGGACCAATAGGTAAAATCATTGATGTGTTATTCATGTTCGGCTTGCTCGGTGGAGCTGGTACTACTCTTGCATTAGGTGCTCCTCTTATTGCATCTGGTATTCAAGACCTAACAGGTATTAACCCTTCCATGACATTAAATACAGTGATTTTACTTATTTGTACATTGATCTTTGCTATGAGTGCTTATTCCGGTTTACGGAAAGGAATAAAAGTTTTAAGTGATATTAATCTCTGGCTAGCATCTTTCTTTCTCATTTTTGTTTTTGCGGTAGGGCCTACTGTATTTTTAGCAGAAACGACATTAAATAGTGTCGGCTTTATGTTGGACCATTTTTTCCGCATGGCGACGTGGACAGAGCCTTTTAATGATTTAGGGCCATTTGAACGGACCGGATTTCCGGAATCTTGGACCGTGTTTTATTGGGCTTGGTGGCTTGTGTATGCCCCATTTGTCGGGTTATTCGTCACCAAAATTTCACGCGGAAGAACGATACGGGAAATGATTCTTGGAACACTGATTTACGGTACGATCGGCTGCTTATTATTTTTTGGAATTCTCGGTAATTTCGGTTTATACTTAGAGCTTACAGGGCAATATTCGGTTACGGAAGTACTCAATCAGCAAGGTGCCCCTGCAGCCATTATGGGAATTTTAAGCCAGCTGCCGTTAAGTAAACTAATTGTAGCGATCTTTACCGTACTAGCGATTATCTTTTTAGCAACAACATTTGATTCAAGCTCTTACATTTTAGCTTCTGTTGTTCAAAAAGAAGTCGTTGATGAGCCAATTCGCTGGAACCGTCTATTCTGGGCTTTTTCACTCTCTATTCTACCATTGACGTTAATGTATATAGGTGGTCTATCAACATTACAAACTGCTAGTATTGTTGGAGGATTTCCATTAATCGCCATTACAGTGCTTCTTTCTATTTCATTTATCAAAAGTGTAAGAGAACATTTCATAGAGGAAAAACGAAAAGATCGAATAAAGGAGAAAAAAGTTTCTTAA